From the Natrarchaeobaculum aegyptiacum genome, one window contains:
- a CDS encoding NifU family protein produces the protein MTEADTEATLRERVETWLSREMPIIQMHGGTSAVREADPETGEVIIELGGGCAGCSVSDVTTGNIEAALLEWPDVDDVTVRVPDPRESLGGPEQAESIMGIDRTEGGRGDWGSSNPGKDHL, from the coding sequence ATGACAGAAGCCGACACCGAGGCCACGCTCCGGGAGCGTGTCGAGACGTGGCTCAGTCGCGAGATGCCGATCATCCAGATGCACGGCGGGACGAGCGCCGTCCGAGAAGCAGACCCCGAGACGGGCGAAGTGATCATCGAACTCGGCGGCGGCTGTGCCGGCTGCTCCGTCAGTGACGTCACGACCGGCAACATCGAAGCCGCCCTCCTCGAGTGGCCCGACGTCGACGACGTGACCGTTCGCGTTCCCGACCCACGCGAGAGTCTCGGTGGCCCAGAACAGGCCGAATCGATCATGGGCATCGACCGAACCGAAGGCGGTCGAGGCGACTGGGGGTCGTCGAATCCCGGAAAAGACCACCTCTAG